CCACTTCCGATTTTGGCGAAATATTCACCTCCAGTGCATTATTGTAAAAAAAATTTTAGATTAAAATTGGTGTTTGTTTTGTTCCTTCTATAATTACATGTTGAACCCCATTTTTCCTGCAAATAAAATAATAATAATTCCTATAAAATTCCTTCTCAAACTCCTCTTGTTCCCTGAACAGGGTGGAGTGGTATGACAGGGGGATTCCCCGCTTGCCTGATCTTTTTTTCGAGGGGACGGGAGAAAGATTGAACCAGGAATTGGTTTATGCCGAAAGCAAGGTGTGTACGAGGAGGGGATTCTTCGGCCGCCCTGAAGGGCAGGGCATCACCTGTACGACAGGTGTACAATTCTTCCTCTTTGCCAGTAGGGTGCTGGATCCGCGAAGGGGGAAAACGCTGTTTCATGAAAGGGCAAACTCCTTTCATGAAAAACAATGCCAACGAAGCAGTGCCGGCCTCGATCGTCAGGCATGGCACAGCGAAGAATTCCGGGCGCAAGGAAAGCGTTATGCATACCGATGGCGGAGGCGATATCGCACCGCTTTGAAGCAAGCGATGTATAGCATGAACCGTGAAGGGTTTTTCCGCCGTCAGTGGACCAAAAATCCAGGTGTTCGCATTCTGTTGACAAAAAAGAGGCCGTATTATATCGTGAATTTGGGCGCTGCTCCGGCCATGCCGCCGGGCACACTTTGCAATCAAAACGGGGCAAGAGACGGGGTTTGTTGCAGATGAAAACATTTGCAGTTATCGGTTACGGGCAGAGGGGGTTGGTTTACGCCAGGAATGCCGGTTCACGGGCCAGGCTTGTAGCGGTCTGTGATCCAAACAGGGAGCGGCTCAATGTGGCCAGGCAGGAGCATCGCCTGCCCGGGAAGGCACTGTTTTCAAGCGAGGATGATTTTTTTGCCCGGGGAAAACTGGCCGACTATCTTTTTATCTGCACGCAGGACAGGATGCATCATCGCATGGTCATGAAAGCCCTGGATCTGGGATATGATATACTCCTCGAGAAACCGATTGCCACCACCTTGCAGGATTGCATCGATATCGAAAGACGAACCCTTGAACTGAACAGGAAAGTGGTCGTCTGCCATGTGTTGAGGTATTCCGCATTTTACCTGATGTTGAAGAAAATACTGGACAAAAATCCGATCGGCAGGATCATATCCATCGAACAGGTCGAGAATGTGGGGTTCTGGCACCAGGCACACAGTTTTGTCCGCGGGAACTGGGGCAACGAGGAAAGGTCCAATCCCATGATCCTTTCCAAGTGCTGCCATGACCTTGATCTTCTGCAATGGCTGGCGGCTTCTGCATGCACGAAGATCTGGTCGGTCGGGGAACTCAACTATTTCAAGGAGGAGAATGCCCCGGAAGGTTCCACGGAAAGATGCCTCGATGGCTGCGTTCTGGTGGATACCTGCCCTTACAGCGCCAAGAAAATCTACCTGGACAGCTTCCGGCGGATTGTAAGCCCGCGGAAGAAATATTTCTGGCCCTACTCGGTGTTGCCCGAGGATGGGATTGCCACTCTCCCCAAGCTGGAAGC
This sequence is a window from Bacillota bacterium. Protein-coding genes within it:
- a CDS encoding Gfo/Idh/MocA family oxidoreductase, whose product is MKTFAVIGYGQRGLVYARNAGSRARLVAVCDPNRERLNVARQEHRLPGKALFSSEDDFFARGKLADYLFICTQDRMHHRMVMKALDLGYDILLEKPIATTLQDCIDIERRTLELNRKVVVCHVLRYSAFYLMLKKILDKNPIGRIISIEQVENVGFWHQAHSFVRGNWGNEERSNPMILSKCCHDLDLLQWLAASACTKIWSVGELNYFKEENAPEGSTERCLDGCVLVDTCPYSAKKIYLDSFRRIVSPRKKYFWPYSVLPEDGIATLPKLEAALKNGPYGRCVFRTDNDVVDHQVTQMKFANGVHATLTMSAFSRDLERKINIRGVGGQIEGRLEDNKIYLKVYDYRRPIRKIRARALFGAHGGGDSGIIDSLLNDDLKTDISSSIMSHVMAFAAEHSRKSDGTVVYIDDFVRENT